The following are encoded together in the Campylobacter devanensis genome:
- the rplA gene encoding 50S ribosomal protein L1 → MSKKTTKRFAELLKKVDSNKIYNLDEAISTVKTLASAKFDETVEIALKLNVDPRHADQMVRGSVVLPAGTGKTVRVAVIAKDAKADEAKAAGADIVGAEDFVDEIAKGVINFDVLIATPNLMGLVGKIGRLLGPKGLMPNPKTGTVTMDVAQAVKNAKDGQVNFRVDKQGNIHAGLGKVSFTKEQLNDNISAFIKMINKHKPAAAKGKYIKSAALSLTMSPSISLETQELMDLK, encoded by the coding sequence ATGTCAAAAAAAACTACAAAGAGATTTGCAGAACTACTTAAGAAAGTAGATTCAAATAAAATTTATAATTTAGATGAAGCTATATCGACAGTTAAAACACTTGCTTCAGCTAAATTTGATGAAACAGTTGAAATAGCACTTAAATTAAATGTTGATCCTAGACATGCTGATCAAATGGTTCGTGGTTCAGTAGTTTTACCTGCTGGTACTGGTAAAACTGTAAGAGTAGCAGTAATTGCTAAAGATGCTAAGGCTGATGAAGCCAAAGCAGCTGGCGCTGATATAGTTGGCGCTGAGGATTTTGTTGATGAAATTGCTAAGGGAGTTATCAATTTTGATGTGCTTATTGCTACTCCAAATTTGATGGGCTTAGTTGGTAAAATTGGTCGTCTTTTAGGACCAAAAGGCTTAATGCCAAATCCTAAAACTGGTACAGTAACTATGGATGTTGCTCAGGCTGTTAAAAATGCTAAAGATGGTCAAGTTAACTTCCGTGTTGATAAACAAGGAAATATTCATGCTGGCCTAGGTAAAGTTAGCTTTACAAAAGAGCAGCTAAATGATAATATCTCTGCCTTTATTAAGATGATAAATAAACATAAACCTGCAGCTGCAAAAGGTAAATATATTAAATCTGCAGCACTATCTTTAACAATGAGTCCATCTATATCTCTTGAAACTCAAGAGCTTATGGATCTTAAATAA
- the rplK gene encoding 50S ribosomal protein L11, translating to MAKKVVGEIKLQIAATKANPSPPVGPALGQKGVNIMEFCKAFNERTKDMAGYNIPVVITVYADKSFTFITKQPPATDLIKKAAGITKGADNPLKNKVGKLTKAQILEIVDKKIVDMNTKDREQAAKIIAGSARSMGITVVD from the coding sequence ATGGCTAAAAAAGTTGTAGGTGAAATTAAATTGCAAATTGCAGCTACAAAAGCAAATCCAAGTCCACCGGTTGGTCCTGCTTTGGGTCAAAAAGGTGTAAATATTATGGAATTTTGTAAAGCATTTAACGAAAGAACAAAAGATATGGCTGGTTATAATATTCCAGTTGTTATTACTGTTTATGCAGATAAAAGCTTTACATTTATCACAAAACAACCACCAGCAACTGACCTAATCAAAAAAGCTGCTGGCATCACTAAAGGTGCGGATAATCCGCTTAAAAATAAAGTTGGCAAGTTAACAAAAGCTCAAATTCTTGAGATTGTTGATAAAAAAATAGTTGATATGAATACAAAAGATAGAGAGCAAGCTGCTAAAATTATAGCTGGTTCAGCTCGTTCTATGGGTATAACTGTAGTAGATTAA
- the nusG gene encoding transcription termination/antitermination protein NusG, whose amino-acid sequence MAHKWYAIQTYAGSEMSVKRAIENLVKDHGIEEKLLEVIVPTEDVIEIKNGKQKINERSLYPGYAFAYLDLDTALWHKIQSLPKVGRFIGEAKKPTPLSDKDINLILEKVSKRAAPKPKISFETGEIVRVTEGPFANFNATVEEYDMVHGKLRLNVSIFGRSTPVEIMYSQVEKIV is encoded by the coding sequence ATGGCACATAAGTGGTATGCTATTCAAACTTATGCAGGTAGTGAGATGAGTGTCAAAAGAGCCATTGAAAATCTAGTAAAAGATCATGGTATTGAAGAGAAACTTTTAGAAGTTATCGTTCCTACTGAAGATGTAATTGAGATTAAAAATGGAAAGCAAAAGATTAACGAAAGAAGCCTATATCCAGGTTATGCTTTCGCTTATTTGGATCTTGATACTGCACTTTGGCACAAAATTCAGTCTCTTCCTAAGGTTGGCAGATTTATTGGTGAAGCAAAGAAACCAACACCTTTAAGCGATAAAGATATAAATCTTATTTTAGAAAAGGTTAGTAAAAGAGCAGCGCCTAAACCAAAAATTTCATTTGAAACTGGCGAAATTGTTCGTGTTACAGAAGGCCCATTTGCAAACTTTAACGCAACTGTAGAAGAGTATGATATGGTTCATGGCAAACTTCGCTTAAATGTATCTATATTTGGTAGAAGTACGCCTGTTGAAATTATGTATTCACAAGTTGAAAAGATAGTCTAA
- the secE gene encoding preprotein translocase subunit SecE, whose amino-acid sequence MEKFISYLKLSRAEVGKVIFPTKEQIRNAFITVFAVVTIVSLFLALVDLIMSFSVSKLV is encoded by the coding sequence ATGGAAAAGTTTATAAGTTATTTAAAATTATCACGTGCAGAAGTTGGCAAGGTTATATTTCCTACCAAAGAGCAGATTAGAAATGCTTTTATAACAGTTTTTGCTGTTGTTACTATAGTTTCTTTATTTTTAGCTTTGGTTGATTTAATTATGTCATTTTCTGTTTCTAAGCTTGTATAA
- the rpmG gene encoding 50S ribosomal protein L33 encodes MASANRVKIGLKCSECNDINYTTTKNSKTKTEKLELKKYCPRLKKHTVHKEVKLK; translated from the coding sequence ATGGCAAGTGCAAATAGAGTTAAAATTGGTTTAAAGTGTTCTGAGTGTAATGATATTAATTACACAACAACCAAAAATAGCAAAACAAAAACTGAAAAGTTAGAGCTTAAAAAATATTGTCCAAGATTAAAAAAACATACAGTTCATAAAGAAGTTAAGCTAAAATAA
- the tuf gene encoding elongation factor Tu, whose product MAKEKFSRNKPHVNIGTIGHVDHGKTTLTAAISAVLSRKGLAELKDYDNIDNAPEEKERGITIATSHIEYETTNRHYAHVDCPGHADYVKNMITGAAQMDGAILVVSAADGPMPQTREHILLSRQVGVPYIVVFMNKADMVDDAELLELVEMEIRELLSEYDFPGDDTPIVSGSALQALEEAKAGIDGEWSAKIMALMDAVDSYIPTPARATDKDFLMPIEDVFSISGRGTVVTGRIEKGVVKVGDTIEIVGIRDTQTTTVTGVEMFRKEMDQGEAGDNVGVLLRGTKKEDVERGMVLCKPKSITPHTQFEGEVYILTKEEGGRHTPFFNNYRPQFYVRTTDVTGSITLPEGTEMVMPGDNLKITVELIAPVALEEGTRFAIREGGRTVGSGVVSKIIK is encoded by the coding sequence ATGGCTAAAGAGAAGTTTTCAAGAAATAAGCCACACGTAAATATTGGTACTATCGGTCACGTTGACCATGGTAAAACTACACTAACAGCTGCTATTTCTGCTGTTTTATCAAGAAAAGGTCTTGCAGAGCTTAAAGATTACGATAATATCGATAATGCTCCAGAAGAAAAAGAGAGAGGTATTACAATTGCTACTTCTCATATTGAATATGAAACAACAAATCGTCACTATGCACACGTTGACTGTCCAGGTCACGCCGACTATGTTAAAAATATGATTACTGGTGCTGCTCAAATGGACGGCGCTATCCTAGTTGTTTCTGCAGCTGATGGCCCAATGCCACAAACTCGTGAACATATACTATTATCTCGCCAAGTTGGTGTTCCATATATCGTTGTTTTTATGAACAAAGCTGATATGGTTGATGATGCTGAACTTTTAGAGTTAGTTGAAATGGAAATTCGTGAACTTCTAAGTGAATATGATTTCCCAGGCGATGACACTCCAATCGTTAGCGGTTCTGCTCTTCAAGCGCTTGAAGAAGCTAAAGCTGGTATAGATGGTGAGTGGTCAGCTAAAATTATGGCTCTTATGGATGCAGTTGATAGCTATATTCCAACTCCAGCTCGTGCAACTGATAAAGATTTCTTAATGCCAATTGAAGATGTATTCTCAATTTCTGGTCGCGGTACAGTTGTTACAGGTAGAATTGAAAAAGGTGTTGTGAAAGTTGGCGATACTATTGAAATCGTTGGTATCCGTGATACTCAAACAACAACAGTTACTGGTGTTGAAATGTTTAGAAAAGAGATGGATCAAGGTGAAGCTGGCGATAACGTAGGCGTTCTATTACGTGGTACTAAAAAAGAAGATGTTGAAAGAGGTATGGTTCTATGTAAGCCAAAATCTATCACTCCACATACACAATTTGAAGGTGAAGTGTATATCTTAACTAAAGAAGAAGGCGGTCGTCATACTCCATTCTTTAATAACTATAGACCACAATTTTATGTAAGAACAACAGATGTTACTGGTTCAATCACTCTACCAGAAGGTACAGAGATGGTTATGCCTGGCGATAACCTAAAAATAACTGTTGAGCTTATTGCTCCAGTTGCGCTAGAAGAGGGTACAAGATTTGCTATCCGTGAGGGTGGTAGAACTGTTGGTTCTGGCGTTGTGTCTAAAATTATTAAGTAA